Within Saccharomonospora cyanea NA-134, the genomic segment CGAGCGACTCCCTGCCGACGTCGAAGATCACCGAATCCCACGACGCCGCCGCGATGGAAGCCGCGTACTTCTCCAGCGTCCGGCCGCGGAAGTAGGCGCGGGTGTCGGCGGGCGGCGTGGTCATCGCCGCCCGCACCTCCTCCTCGCCGACGAGCCGCTTCATCGATCCTCGCGTGACGAGACGGTTGTAGAGGCCCTTGTCCAGCCGCACGTCCGAGTACTGCAGGTCGACCATGTGCAGGCGCGGCGCCGCCCACCCGAGCGAGTCGCGCTCCCGATAGGCCTCCAGCAGGCGGAGCTTGGCGGGCCAGTCGAGCCGGTCAGCGCACTCCTGAGGGTCACGGGCCAGAGCGTCGAGAATCTCGCCCCAGATCCGCAGCACCTCCTTGGACTGCTCGTCGGCCCCCACCTGTTCGAGATGCTGTGCCGCCAGCTCGTGGTAGGCGAACTGGAGGTCGAGACCGGTGTACCTGCGCCCGTTGGCCAGCTCGACGGTGGTCTTCAGGGTGGGGTCGTGACTGATCTCGTGCACCGCGCGCACCGGCTCGTCGAGCTTCAACTCGTCGAACCGCATCCCGTGCTCGATCATGTCGATCACCAGCGCGGTGGTGCCCAGTTTGAGGAACGTGGCGTACTCCGCCAGGTTCGCGTCGCCGATGATGACGTGCAGCCTGCGGTACTTGTCGGCGTCGGCGTGCGGTTCGTCGCGCGTGTTGATGATGCCGCGCTTCAGTGTGGTCTCGAGGCCCACCTCGACCTCGATGTAGTCGGCCCGCTGCGAGAGCTGGAATCCCGGCTGCTCGCCCTGCGGGCCGATACCGACGCGGCCGGAACCGGTGAAAACCTGCCGCGACACGAAGAACGGCGTCAGCCCCGCGATGACCGACGTGAACGGAGTCGACCGCGCCATCAGGTAGTTCTCGTGCGTGCCGTAGCTGGCGCCCTTGCCGTCGACGTTGTTCTTGTACAGCTGCAACGCCTGCTGGCCCGGCACCGTCGCCGCCCGCCTCGCCGCCTCCTCCATCACGCGCTCCCCCGCCTTGTCCCAGATGACGGCGTCCCTGGCGTTGGTCACCTCGGGCGCGGAGTACTCGGGGTGGGCGTGGTCGACGTAGAGCCGGGCGCCGTTGGTGAGGATCACGTTCGCGGCCCCGAGATCCTCCATGTCCGAGTCCTGCCCCTGCTGGGTGGGCCCGGCCAGGTCGAAGCCCCGCGCGTCACGCAACGGCGACTCGACCTCGTAGTCCCAGCGGGCACGACGAGCCCTCGGAATGTCCGCGGCCGCCGCGTAGGCCAACACCACCTGGGTGGACGTCAGTACCGGGTTCGCGGTCGCGTCACCCGGCACCGCGATCCCGTACTCCACCTCGGTTCCCATGATCCGGCGCATACCCCAAGCCTACGGGTCACGCGCACAAAATCCCCGCCGAAAAGCGGTACGGGGCGAATTACACCGTTTCCGACCACACCGCGACGGCCGGTCACCGCCACGCCAGCGCCGACCGCTCCGCCCAGTACCGCTCGGGGGCCCGCGCCAGTTCGCCGAGCTCAGCGAGGGCATCCGCGTCCAGCGTGAGTGCCGCGCCCGCGACGTTCGACCGCAACTGGTCCGTGCTCGCGGGCCCCACCAGGACCACGTCGGCCCACGGCTGGGCGTACACCGCGGCCAGGGCCACCGCATCGCTCCCCACGCCGTGCCGCCGGGCCACCTCGACCAGCGCGGCGGGTGGGTCCACCGCGAGCCTGCCGTTGGCCAGTGTCTCCTTCACCTGCACCAAAGCACCGGCCTCGTGCGCCTCGCGCAACGCCTGGCCCACCGACGGTTCCAGCAGATTCCACGTCGACTGCACGGCGGTGAACACCGGACTGCCGTGCACGCGCAGTTCCAGAGCCCGGCGTACCGTGTCGGCCTGCTTCGGTCCCGAGGTGGAGAACCCCACCCGCACCCCCGACTCCGCCAGAGCGGCCAAGGCCTCCAGCAACGCGCGGTCGTCGAACAACGGGCTGTCCTGGGTCAGGGAGTGCACCTGATACAGCGACACGGCGTCGCCCAGCAGCGACCGCGTCTGCTCCCACTGGACCCGGAAACGGGCCAGGGAGTGCTCCTTCACCTCGTGCACCTCGGCGTCGAGCCGCCAGTCACCGACGTAGGCGTAGCCCCACTTGCTCGACACGACGACGTCGACGGGGCGCCGGTCGGCCAGCCACGCCGCGAGGAACTCCTCCGCACGCCCGTACGACCGCGCGGCGTCCACCCGCCGGACACCGGCGGCGTACGCCGCGTCCAGCACGGTGAAGGTGCGCTCGCGCAGGGCGGCCACGTCACGATCGGCCGGCAGGGCCGCGGTACGGCCGAGGTTGATGTAGGCCGGCCTCCCGATCGCCGCGAGCCCCACGGCCGTGCGCGCCACGGTGTCCACAGGCTCCATGGTCGTCACCGTAGTCGTCACCCCGTGCCCATGCGCCGCCGCATGAGTTCCAGGAACTGCTCGGACGACAACACCTCACGATGCAGTTTCTCCAGGCGAGCCGCGGGCGCGCGTACGTAGCCCTTGCCGAACACGGGCGCGATCTGGCGCAGGCTCGCCCCCGCCTCCCTGGCGGCGAGCAGGGCCCAGTCGGAGGCGTTCGCGCACGCGGTGGACGCCTGCCGCAACTGCCCCAGCAGGTCGATGAGCGCGGGCGCGTCCAACTCTCCCGAACGCACCGCCTCAGCGGTCTCCTCCAGCCACGCCAGCACGTCGGCGGCCGTGACGGGCGCTCGCGGCGGTTCCGGCGATGCGGGTGGTGTCTCCTCTGCCATGAGCCCCAGCGTATAGGTCGTTATACGTATTACTCCAGTGCTCGCGCGGTGCGTGTCGTCCCGCACGACAGGGCTCCCACGGCGGTGTACGCCGCGGGAGCCCGGGTCTCGGCTCAGAGGTACTGGCCGGTGTTGGTCGCCGTGTCGATGACGCGGCCCGACTCCTGGTTCTTGCCCGTGACGAGCGTGCGGATGTAGACGATGCGCTCGCCCTTCTTACCCGAGATCCGTGCCCAGTCGTCCGGGTTGGTGGTGTTGGGCAGGTCCTCGTTCTCGGCGAACTCGTCCACGATGGCGTCGAGCAGATGCTGCACCCGCAAACCGGGCTGCTTGGTCTCCAGCACCGACTTGATCGCCGACTTCTTCGCCCGGTCCACGATGTTCTGGATCATCGCCCCGGAGTTGAAGTCGCGGAAGTACAGCACCTCCTTGTCCCCGTTGGCATAAGTGACCTCGAGGAACCGGTTCTCGTCCGTCTCCTCGTACATGCGCTCGACCGTGTGCTGGATCATCGCGTCGATCGTGGCCTGCCGGTCGCCACCGAACTCCCGCAGGTCGTCGGCGTGGATCGGCAGGTCGGGCGTCAGGTACTTGGAGAAGATGTCCTTCGCGCCCTCGGCGTCGGGCCGCTCGATCTTGATCTTCACGTCGAGGCGTCCCGGCCGCAGAATCGCCGGGTCGATCATGTCCTCGCGGTTGGAGGCGCCGATGACGATGACGTTCTCCAGCCCCTCGACACCGTCGATCTCCGACAGCAACTGCGGCACGATCGTGGTCTCCACGTCGGACGACACCCCGCTGCCCCGCGTCCGGAAGATCGACTCCATCTCGTCGAAGAACACGATGACAGGCGTACCGTCGGACGCCTTCTCCCTGGCCCGCTGGAAGATCATCCTGATGTGCCGCTCGGTCTCGCCGACGAACTTGTTGAGCAGCTCCGGACCCTTGATGTTGAGGAAGTAGGACTTCGCGTCCGCCGCTCCCCTGGCCTCGGCGACCTGCTTGGCCAGCGAGTTCGCCACCGCCTTGGCGATCAGCGTCTTGCCGCATCCCGGCGGCCCGTAGAGCAGCACACCCTTGGGTGGCCGCAACTGGTACTGCGTGTAGAGGTCGGCGTGGAGGAACGGCAGCTCGACCGCGTCCCTGATCTGCTCGATCTGCCGGAACAGGCCACCGATGTCCTCGTACCGGACGTCGGGCACCTCCTCCAACACCAGGTCCTCGACCTCCGCCTTGGGCACTCGCTCGTACGCGTAGCCCGCCTTGGAGTCGACCAGGATCGAGTCACCCGGCTTCAACGTCTGCTCGGCCAGCGGATCGGCGAGCCAGACGACACGCTCCTCGTCGGCGTGACCGACGACCAACGCACGGGCGCTGCCCTCCTCGGTGTCCGGAGCGAGCATCTCCCGCAGCGTGCACACCTCGCCCGTGCTCTCGAAGCCACCGCCCTCCACGACGGTCAGCGCCTCGTTGAGCCGGACACTCTGTCCGCGCCGCAGGGACTCCACCTCGACGGCGGGGGACACGGCGACCCGCATCTTCCGGCCCGAGGTGTACACGTCGGCGGTGTTGTCGTCGTACGCGGCGACGAACACGCCGTAGCCACTCGGAGGTTGCGCGAGTCGATCGACCTCCTCCCGCAGCGCCAACAGCTGGCTCCGCGCCTCGCGCAGAGTCTCGACCAGCTTGTTGTTGCGCTCGGTGAGCTGGCTCACCCGCTCGTTCGCCTCGTCCAGCCGCTGCTCCAGCACCCGGTTCTGGCGGGGCGAGTCGGTGAGCTTTCGACGGAGCAGCGCCACCTCCTCCTCGAGAAAGCGAATCTGACGCGCCTGCTCACTCGACGGGATGTCCGTGCCTCCGGCTCCGCCCATCTCTGAAGAGTCGGCCTCGTCGTGCCGACCTCCGGGAAGGTCGTGTTGCATTTCGGCACCTCCTCGGAATGCATTTCTTTCCACGGTACCGGCGATCACCGACATGAAAAGCCCTATCCGTGTCACGGAATCGGCGCGTCGTCCGGTTGCGGCGGAGTACCCGCTGGCGCTCGGAGTGACTCCGCCATGCCGACCTCATCCGCATGTCACAACGACGGTGACGGCCAGTGACGAACCGCGTCGACAGCCGTAGGCCGACCGGGAACCAGACACCCGGAGGTGTAAAAAATCCGTTCACTCCCTTCCCTAGGATTCTCCGGACCCGTCGAGACAGTCGGCGGCACGATCGAGAAGGGGACGACGTGACTGCTCCTCCACCGCCCCAGTATCCGGGCGGCCAGCCGGGCTACCCCGATCCGTCGGGTGGCTACCCGGCCCAGCAGGGCTACCCACAGCAGCAAGGTCTTCCGGGGCAACAGGGCTACCCCCAGCCGCAGGGATTCCCCGGGCAACAGGCCTATCCCGGCCACCAGGGAGCGTTCCCGTACCAGGGCCAGCCCGGCCAGCAGCCTTTCGGCGCCTGGAACGCAGGCCCGCAGTTCGGCCAGCCCGGCGGCGCACCGATGGGAGGCCCCGCGCCCAAGAAGACCGGCCTCGTCATCGGCATCGTCGTCGCGGCCGTGCTCGTGATCGGCGGTGGTGTCACGGCGTTCCTCCTGCTGAACGGCGCCAGCGGGAGCGACGAGGAGCAGGTGACCGAGCTCGCGGACAGGGCGGTGACCGCCTTCAACGTGCGGGACGTCGACGCGCTCAACGACATCTCCTGCGGCACCATCGAGGGTGACCCCAGCAACGTTCCGGCCGGCGTGAAGATGGAGCGGCGCGGTCAGCCGACGATCAACGGCGACACGGCGACGATCCCGGTGACGTTGAGCGATTCGAGCCATAGCGAGGACAGGAAAATCAGGGCCCGCAAGCAGGGCGGCGAGTGGTGCCTTGAGGTCTCGTGACGACCGGTGACCGCGATCGTTCGAGCCATCACGTCGGAGCCTCGTGAGGCTCCTGCCGTGGCGCGCTGTTTGTCGCTGGTGGGCCTCAGCCCCGGCTCGGCCTGCGCTGGGGCCGGGGCGGGGTGACACCCTCGGCGAGCCGCCTGGCGGTGACGAGGAAAGCCGTGTGGCCGATCATGCGGTGTTCGGGACGCACGGCGAGGCCGACCACGTGCCACGGCCGGACCAGCGTCTCCCACGCCTCCGGCTCGGTCCAGCACCTCTGCTCCCGCAGCGCCTCGACGAACGTCGACAACTGCGTCACCGTGGCCACGTAACCCACCAGCACACCGCCGGGAACGAGCGCCGCCGACACGGTCGGCAGGACCTCCCACGGGGTCAGCATGTCCAGCACGACGCGGTCCACCTCGCCGGTGTGCGAGGCCAGGTCCTCCACGTGCAGCGTCCAGTTCGACGGCCGCTCGCCGAAGAACTTCTCCACGTTGCGTACGGCGTGCTCGGCGTGGTCGGCCCGCACCTCGTACGACGTGACGCTGCCCTCCGGCCCGACCGCGCGCAGCAACGAACAGGTCAACGCCCCGGATCCCGCACCGGCCTCCAGCACACGCGCGCCGGGGAACATGTCCCCCCACATCACGATCTGCGCGGCGTCCTTGGGGTAGATCACCTGTGCTCCTCGCGGCATCGAGAGCACGTAGTCGGGAAGCAACGGCCTCAGCGCGAGGTACGAGGTTCCCTGCGTCGAGGTGACCACAGACCCTTCGGGCGCACCGATCAGCTCGTCGTGCGACACCGCCCCTCGGTGTGTGTGGTACTCCTGTCCCTCGGCCAGGACGATCGTGTAGTGCCGTCCCTTCGGATCGGTCAACTGCACCCGGTCACCCGCGCGAAACGGCCCTGCTGACACCGCACCTCCAGTCCACACTCGTCCCCGCGTCCGCGGGACGAGAACCGCAGGCGATGGTCGCAGACCCGCGGAGCGGGCTCGTCACCCGGTCCGGAAGGTGGGGCCCGCGCCGTACTCCTCGTGGGCCGTGAGCGCACTGTGCACATCGTCCCTGCGCAGCACACCAGTCGGTCTGCCGTCACCGTCCACGACGAGGAACTGCCAGGTGGCAACCTCGTTGACATGCTCGGCGATCTCGTCGGGCGAGTCGGAGGCGAGCAGCACCGTCTCCGCACGGATCGGTTCCGCCGCCAGTTCCGCCGGTGACTGCGGGGCGGACGACGCCAGTCGCTCGGCGGCCTCCGAGTCGAGCAGCCCGGCGGCGACGCCGTCGGCGCGGACGAGCACGACACCGCGCCCCGCTGAGGCGGCGAGGGCGGCCGACACCGGGCTTTCGGCGGGCAGTTGCAGGACGGGGCGCATGAGGTCGGTCACGGACAGCCCCTCGGGCCACAGCCGCCGGTTGTCCGACGAGACCTCCGCGGTGGCGCCCACCGCCACGAACCACGCGGTCACCAGGCCCACACCGAGCCGCAGCCAACGGTCGTCACTGCCCTGCGCCATGCCCCACAGAGCCCAGCCCAGCAGTCCCACCGCCACCAGCGCCCCGCCCACGACCGCCACCCGCGTGCCGACCGCGCGGGCGCCGTGGAGTGCCCACACGCCCGACCGCAGCAACCGGCCGCCGTCGAGCGGCAGGCCGGGAAGCAGGTTGAACACGCCCACCGCGGCGTTGGCCACCGCGCACTGCGCCACGAGCAACCACACGGCACCGTCGGCGGGTACGGCGAGCAGCAACAGGCCGCACACGAGAGCCAGCACCAGCGACACCACCGGCCCCGCTACCGCGATCAAGGCCTCCTGACCGGGGCGACGCGGCGAGCGCACGACCTCCGAAAGACCGCCGAGCAGGAAGAGGCGAACTCTCCGCACCGGCACCCCCAGGCGCAGCGCCACCACACAGTGCCCGAGCTCGTGCGCGAGCACCGACAGCCCGAGGAGCACGGCGAACGCCCCTGCCAGCACGGCGGACAGCACCAGATCGGCACCGAGCAGCAACCTCGACACCAGCGGCGTGTAGAGAACGACGACGAGCAGCGACCCGATCCACCACGACGGCGCGAGCAGCACCGGCACGCCCCCGACACGAAAGAGCAGCATGCCGCCGTCCGCGGGGCTCGGGCCCCGGGACCGCTCGGCTGCGTACTCGCTCGTCGCGCGCACCCGTAGAGGGTAGAACGGACCGTGTCAGGAGGCCGTTACATGCCGCGTGTCGAGCATCACCCCTCACCACGCGGGCGGACGCGCCGGGACGCCACGCGCACACCGTTGTCGTGGGGTCCGGTTACGCTGCCCCGCATGGCGAACGGGAGTACGACCACCGGCACCGCACACGCCGCCACGACGACCGGCGCCGCGGCACCCGACGCGGGGGTACGCCGCCCGGCGCTGTCCCCGTCGAGGGCGAGCGACTTCAAGCAGTGTCCGCTGCTCTACCGCTTCCGCGCCGTGGACCGGCTTCCCGAGACGCCGACCAAGGCACAGGTGCGGGGCACGCTCGTCCACTCGGTGCTGGAACGCCTGTTCGCGTTGCCGCGTGCCGAACGCACCGCCGGCACCGCCAGAGAACTTCTCCGTCCCACCTGGTCCCAGCTCTCGGAGGAGAGTCCGGAATGGAGGGAGCTGTTCACGGACCCCGAGTCGGCGGACGAACTCTCCGAGTGGTTCGGCTCGGCCGAGAAGCTGCTCGACTCCTACTTCGCGATGGAGGACCCCCGCACCCTCGATCCCGAGGCCTGCGAGCTGCACGTCGAGACCGAACTGAGCTCCGGCGTGCTGCTGCGGGGCTACATCGACCGGCTCGACGTCGCCCCCACCGGCGAGATCCGGGTCGTGGACTACAAGACCGGAGCCGCGCCGAGGGAGATCGGCGAGGCGAAGGCCATGTTCCAGATGAAGTTCTACGCCGTGGTGCTGTGGCGGCTTCGTGGCGTCGTGCCGCGTCAGCTCAAGCTCCTGTACCTCAGCGACGGCCAGGCCTTGGCCTACACGCCCGACGAAGCCGAGCTCGCCCGCTTCGAACGCACGCTGGAAGCCATCTGGCAGGCGATTCTGCGTGCGGGCAGGACGGGGGACTTCCGGCCGAGCCCGAGCAGGCTGTGCGGGTGGTGCTCGCACAAGGACCTGTGCCCGTCCTACGGCGGCACCCCGCCGGAATACCCGGGCTGGCCCGAACCGGACGCCGGCGAGGAGTCGGCACTGGACCGCGCGGACTGATCCCGCGTCTGACGAACGGAGCAGGACGACACATGGCGGAGACGTTCTACCTTTCCCAGGGCGGCGGGCGGTACCTGCCCACCGAGCACACCGCGGGGCCGTGGACGCCCGACGCGCAACACTTCGGCCCGCCCTCGGCGCTGCTGGTCCGCGAGCTGGAGTCCGTTCCACACGACGGTGAGCGCAGACTCGCCAGAGTGACCGTGGAGATCCTGGGGCCCGCGCCGCTGTCCGAACTCACCGTCTCCGCCGAGGTCACCCGGCCCGGACGGTCGGTGGAGCTGCTGTCGGCGTCCCTGTCGGCGGGTGGGCGGGTAGTGGCTCGCGCGTCGGCGTGGCGCCTGGCAGCCACCGACACCGCCGAGGCCGCCACCCCGACGAGCACGGATCCACTGCCGGCCGTGGCCGGCTGCCCCGAGGCCGAGTGGCCCGAGGGCTGGCACGGCGGTTACCTCGACGCCCTGGAGTGGCGCAGAGCACGGGGAGCCGTCGTCACTCCGGGACCCGCCGCGGTGTGGGCGCGCCAGCGCGTGGCCCTGGTGGACGACGAGCAGCCCAGCCCGCTGCAACGGGTGTTCACCGTCGCCGACTCCGGAAGTGGCGTGTCCAACGTGCTCGATCCTCGGCAGTGGCTGTTCATCAACACCGAACTCACCGTGCACATCCACCGCGAACCCGTGGGCGAGTGGATCTGCCTCGACGCCGCCACCACCGTCGGTCCGCGTGGCTCCGCCGTCGCCCTCAGCACCCTGCACGACGTCGAGGGTCCGGTCGCGTCAGGAGCGCAGGCACTGCTGGTACGCCATCGCTGACGGCCGGCCGCACTGGCCGACTCACGCCGACACAGTGGCTGACTTCGCATCGATGATCCACTAACCTGCTCGCAAACCAGGAGACGGGAGCTTGGGCACTGTGCAGATCACTTCGGTGGTCAACCAGAAGGGTGGGGTCGGCAAGACGGCGCTCAGCGTCGGGACCGCCGCCGCCCTGGCCGAACGCGGTCGGAGGGTGCTGCTCATCGACCTCGATCCCCAAGGACACGCCACCACCGAGATGCTGGGGCTGCCGGAACCACCGCCCGAGGCACCGAGTCTCGCCAAGGCACTCACCAAGGCGTGGCGCGGGCCGATCGAGGAACTGGTGGTCCCCCATCCCCGGTGCAACGTCGGCCGGGGCGGGGCCTTCGACGTGATCCCCACCTCACCGGGCATGTTCGACCTGATCCGGCGACTGGACCAGTTCCGCGTACCGGGGTGGCAGCTCGCGAGAGTGATCCAGTTCGCCAACTACGACCACGTCGTCATCGACTGCCCGCCCGCGTTGGACGTCCTCACCAACAACGCGCTCGTCGCGAGCCACGGCGTGCTCATCCCCGTGCAGCCCGACCGCACGAGCATCCGCGCGCTGCGGCTGATGCGGGAGCAGATCAGCTACCTCGAAGCCGCCGTGGGACGCCCGCCCCTCGTCTACCACGGTCTCGTCCCCGGCCTCTACCGCAGGCCGGTGTCCGCGTACGCGGCGGCGGCGTTGCGCGAGCTGGAAAGCCTCGGCATTCCGGTACTGGCGCACGTTCCGCTCGGCGTCGTCGTGAACGAGGCCGCGTCCAAGGGCGTGCCGGTGACCACGTTCGCGCCGGAGACCGCGCAGGCGGCGGCGTTCCGGGAGATCGCGCTGGTGCTCGACACCGACAACGCGGCCGCGGCCACCCCGCCGAACCCGCCCGAGCAGGAGTTCGTGTTCGAGGAGTTCATCGCCGAGGTGTCGAGCGCGCGGTCGGCCAACGACAGCGGTGCTCGCCGCAGACTCTACGACCTGCTGCCGAAACGGCACCGCCCCACCTGATCGGGCGAGGCGGTGCCGCACCGTGCTGCCGGTATCGCGTCAGAGTCGGCTGGCCCGGATGTCGGAGGCCAGGACCGCCCGCGCACCGACCGCGGCGAGCTCGTCCATGATCGCGTTGACCTGCTTGCGAGGCACCATCGCCCGCACGGCGACCCAGTCGGTGTGCGCGAGCGGCGACACCGTCGGGGACTCCAGGCCCGGGGTGATGGCGGTGGCCTTCTCCAGCAGGTCCCTCGGACAGTTGTAGTCCAGCATCATGTACTGCTGCGCGAACACCACACCCTGGAGCCGCGCGGCGAGCTGGGCGATCCTCGCCGACTTCTCGCCGTCCCTCCGGCGCACGAGGACGGCTTCGGACACGCAGATCGGATCACCGAACGCGACGAGGTTGTGCTGCCGCAGAGTACGGCCCGAACCGACGACGTCGGCGATCGCGTCGGCCACGCCGAGCTGCACCGAGATCTCCACGGCACCGTCCAGCCGGATGACCTCCGCCTCGACG encodes:
- the dop gene encoding depupylase/deamidase Dop — encoded protein: MRRIMGTEVEYGIAVPGDATANPVLTSTQVVLAYAAAADIPRARRARWDYEVESPLRDARGFDLAGPTQQGQDSDMEDLGAANVILTNGARLYVDHAHPEYSAPEVTNARDAVIWDKAGERVMEEAARRAATVPGQQALQLYKNNVDGKGASYGTHENYLMARSTPFTSVIAGLTPFFVSRQVFTGSGRVGIGPQGEQPGFQLSQRADYIEVEVGLETTLKRGIINTRDEPHADADKYRRLHVIIGDANLAEYATFLKLGTTALVIDMIEHGMRFDELKLDEPVRAVHEISHDPTLKTTVELANGRRYTGLDLQFAYHELAAQHLEQVGADEQSKEVLRIWGEILDALARDPQECADRLDWPAKLRLLEAYRERDSLGWAAPRLHMVDLQYSDVRLDKGLYNRLVTRGSMKRLVGEEEVRAAMTTPPADTRAYFRGRTLEKYAASIAAASWDSVIFDVGRESLVRIPTLEPLRGTKSHVGQLLDEAETAEQLVDALTSGG
- a CDS encoding aldo/keto reductase; translated protein: MEPVDTVARTAVGLAAIGRPAYINLGRTAALPADRDVAALRERTFTVLDAAYAAGVRRVDAARSYGRAEEFLAAWLADRRPVDVVVSSKWGYAYVGDWRLDAEVHEVKEHSLARFRVQWEQTRSLLGDAVSLYQVHSLTQDSPLFDDRALLEALAALAESGVRVGFSTSGPKQADTVRRALELRVHGSPVFTAVQSTWNLLEPSVGQALREAHEAGALVQVKETLANGRLAVDPPAALVEVARRHGVGSDAVALAAVYAQPWADVVLVGPASTDQLRSNVAGAALTLDADALAELGELARAPERYWAERSALAWR
- the arc gene encoding proteasome ATPase, whose amino-acid sequence is MQHDLPGGRHDEADSSEMGGAGGTDIPSSEQARQIRFLEEEVALLRRKLTDSPRQNRVLEQRLDEANERVSQLTERNNKLVETLREARSQLLALREEVDRLAQPPSGYGVFVAAYDDNTADVYTSGRKMRVAVSPAVEVESLRRGQSVRLNEALTVVEGGGFESTGEVCTLREMLAPDTEEGSARALVVGHADEERVVWLADPLAEQTLKPGDSILVDSKAGYAYERVPKAEVEDLVLEEVPDVRYEDIGGLFRQIEQIRDAVELPFLHADLYTQYQLRPPKGVLLYGPPGCGKTLIAKAVANSLAKQVAEARGAADAKSYFLNIKGPELLNKFVGETERHIRMIFQRAREKASDGTPVIVFFDEMESIFRTRGSGVSSDVETTIVPQLLSEIDGVEGLENVIVIGASNREDMIDPAILRPGRLDVKIKIERPDAEGAKDIFSKYLTPDLPIHADDLREFGGDRQATIDAMIQHTVERMYEETDENRFLEVTYANGDKEVLYFRDFNSGAMIQNIVDRAKKSAIKSVLETKQPGLRVQHLLDAIVDEFAENEDLPNTTNPDDWARISGKKGERIVYIRTLVTGKNQESGRVIDTATNTGQYL
- a CDS encoding Rv0361 family membrane protein — its product is MTAPPPPQYPGGQPGYPDPSGGYPAQQGYPQQQGLPGQQGYPQPQGFPGQQAYPGHQGAFPYQGQPGQQPFGAWNAGPQFGQPGGAPMGGPAPKKTGLVIGIVVAAVLVIGGGVTAFLLLNGASGSDEEQVTELADRAVTAFNVRDVDALNDISCGTIEGDPSNVPAGVKMERRGQPTINGDTATIPVTLSDSSHSEDRKIRARKQGGEWCLEVS
- a CDS encoding tRNA (adenine-N1)-methyltransferase, with the protein product MSAGPFRAGDRVQLTDPKGRHYTIVLAEGQEYHTHRGAVSHDELIGAPEGSVVTSTQGTSYLALRPLLPDYVLSMPRGAQVIYPKDAAQIVMWGDMFPGARVLEAGAGSGALTCSLLRAVGPEGSVTSYEVRADHAEHAVRNVEKFFGERPSNWTLHVEDLASHTGEVDRVVLDMLTPWEVLPTVSAALVPGGVLVGYVATVTQLSTFVEALREQRCWTEPEAWETLVRPWHVVGLAVRPEHRMIGHTAFLVTARRLAEGVTPPRPQRRPSRG
- a CDS encoding site-2 protease family protein, which codes for MLLFRVGGVPVLLAPSWWIGSLLVVVLYTPLVSRLLLGADLVLSAVLAGAFAVLLGLSVLAHELGHCVVALRLGVPVRRVRLFLLGGLSEVVRSPRRPGQEALIAVAGPVVSLVLALVCGLLLLAVPADGAVWLLVAQCAVANAAVGVFNLLPGLPLDGGRLLRSGVWALHGARAVGTRVAVVGGALVAVGLLGWALWGMAQGSDDRWLRLGVGLVTAWFVAVGATAEVSSDNRRLWPEGLSVTDLMRPVLQLPAESPVSAALAASAGRGVVLVRADGVAAGLLDSEAAERLASSAPQSPAELAAEPIRAETVLLASDSPDEIAEHVNEVATWQFLVVDGDGRPTGVLRRDDVHSALTAHEEYGAGPTFRTG
- a CDS encoding RecB family exonuclease, which produces MANGSTTTGTAHAATTTGAAAPDAGVRRPALSPSRASDFKQCPLLYRFRAVDRLPETPTKAQVRGTLVHSVLERLFALPRAERTAGTARELLRPTWSQLSEESPEWRELFTDPESADELSEWFGSAEKLLDSYFAMEDPRTLDPEACELHVETELSSGVLLRGYIDRLDVAPTGEIRVVDYKTGAAPREIGEAKAMFQMKFYAVVLWRLRGVVPRQLKLLYLSDGQALAYTPDEAELARFERTLEAIWQAILRAGRTGDFRPSPSRLCGWCSHKDLCPSYGGTPPEYPGWPEPDAGEESALDRAD
- a CDS encoding thioesterase family protein, with product MAETFYLSQGGGRYLPTEHTAGPWTPDAQHFGPPSALLVRELESVPHDGERRLARVTVEILGPAPLSELTVSAEVTRPGRSVELLSASLSAGGRVVARASAWRLAATDTAEAATPTSTDPLPAVAGCPEAEWPEGWHGGYLDALEWRRARGAVVTPGPAAVWARQRVALVDDEQPSPLQRVFTVADSGSGVSNVLDPRQWLFINTELTVHIHREPVGEWICLDAATTVGPRGSAVALSTLHDVEGPVASGAQALLVRHR
- a CDS encoding ParA family protein, whose protein sequence is MQITSVVNQKGGVGKTALSVGTAAALAERGRRVLLIDLDPQGHATTEMLGLPEPPPEAPSLAKALTKAWRGPIEELVVPHPRCNVGRGGAFDVIPTSPGMFDLIRRLDQFRVPGWQLARVIQFANYDHVVIDCPPALDVLTNNALVASHGVLIPVQPDRTSIRALRLMREQISYLEAAVGRPPLVYHGLVPGLYRRPVSAYAAAALRELESLGIPVLAHVPLGVVVNEAASKGVPVTTFAPETAQAAAFREIALVLDTDNAAAATPPNPPEQEFVFEEFIAEVSSARSANDSGARRRLYDLLPKRHRPT
- the hisG gene encoding ATP phosphoribosyltransferase produces the protein MLRVAVPNKGALAGPASDMLGEAGYRQRHEQRDLTVLDPVNEVEFFFLRPKDIPIYVGSGELDLGITGRDLALDSGAPVEETLSLGFGGSTFRYAAPAGREWSVADLRGKRLATSYPRLVRDDLARHGVEAEVIRLDGAVEISVQLGVADAIADVVGSGRTLRQHNLVAFGDPICVSEAVLVRRRDGEKSARIAQLAARLQGVVFAQQYMMLDYNCPRDLLEKATAITPGLESPTVSPLAHTDWVAVRAMVPRKQVNAIMDELAAVGARAVLASDIRASRL